The Hemicordylus capensis ecotype Gifberg chromosome 6, rHemCap1.1.pri, whole genome shotgun sequence genome window below encodes:
- the POLD1 gene encoding DNA polymerase delta catalytic subunit isoform X4 yields the protein MDLRNAKMENKRKSSQGGSGLGDPALSQRKRQRGADWDEDGPSQFEEELAFLDEVEAEMALEMKEAQLVPDVIPLGTLFSSVQNPKWQRPPLRKINPKEEALCFQQVDLDYYVGSHLPGFPGSTQGPVPVLRMFGITGAGNSICCHIHGFAPYFYVPSPAGFQAEHLADFQRELNAVVLKDMRSNKDGLSQAVLAVEICNKQSMYGYHGQHLSPFLKITMAMPRLIAPAKRLLEQGLRCGTLGVHHYQAFEANIDFEIRFMVDRDVVGCNWIELPAGKYHLRPEQPAGDSSKENPPKVSLCQLEADVAWMDFISHPAEGEWQRIAPLRVLSFDIECAGRKGIFPEPEKDPVIQIANMVLRQGEKDPFVRNVFTLQSCAPIVGSQVLCFQKEEEMLKAWAEFIRIVDPDIITGYNIQNFDLPYLINRAQTLKVSTFPFLGRIPSRKSVIRDSSFQSKQMGRRENKVINMEGRIQFDLLQVLLRDYKLRSYTLNAVSYHFLQEQKEDVQHSIITDLQNGSDQSRRRLAVYCLKDAYLPLRLLEKLMCVINYMEMARVTGVPLSYLLARGQQIKVVSQLLRQAMKQDLVMPVVKSEGGEDYAGATVIEPLKGYYDVPIATLDFSSLYPSIMMAHNLCYTTLLQQGAAERYGLTPEQFIRTPTGDHFVKASVRKGLLPEILENLLAARKRAKGELQRETDPFKRQVLDGRQLALKVSANSVYGFTGAQVGKLPCLEISQSVTGFGRQMIEKTKQLVESKYTIANGYSADAKVVYGDTDSVMCRLGVPAVAEAMEIGREAAAWVSSHFIPPIKLEFEKVYFPYLLINKKRYAGLYFSSSPDTHDKMDCKGIETVRRDNCPLVANLINTCLQKLLIDRDPSGAVAHAKEVISDLLCNRVDISQLVITKELTRTADEYAGRQAHVELAERMRRRDPGSAPNLGDRVPYVIIGAAKGVAAYMKSEDPIYVLENNLPIDTQYYLEQQLAKPLLRIFEPILGEGKAQNVLLKGEHTRCKTVLTAKVGGLMAFATKRSTCIGCRAVLPHHGAVCKFCLGRQSELYQKEVAHLSSLEEKFSRLWTQCQRCQGSLHEDVLCTSRDCPIFYMRKKVQKDLDDQEVLISRFGPPTW from the exons GAATGCCAAGATGGAGAACAAGCGGAAGTCTTCTCAGGGAGGCTCTGGTTTGGGCGACCCTGCATTGTCACAACGGAAGAGGCAACGAGGAGCGGATTGGGATGAGGATGGCCCTTCACAGTTTGAAGAGGAGCTGGCTTTTCTGGATGAGGTGGAAGCTGAGATGGCTCTGGAGATGAAAGAAGCACAGTTGGTACCAGATGTTATCCCCCTTG GTACTCTCTTCTCATCTGTGCAGAATCCCAAATGGCAGAGGCCACCGCTTCGCAAAATAAACCCCAAAGAGGAGGCCCTGTGCTTCCAGCAGGTGGACCTGGATTATTATGTAG GTTCTCATCTCCCTGGATTCCCAGGATCCACCCAGGGCCCAGTTCCGGTGTTGCGGATGTTTGGCATCACTGGAGCAGGCAACAGTATCTGCTGCCACATCCATGGCTTTGCCCCTTATTTCTATGTGCCCAGCCCGGCTG GGTTCCAAGCGGAGCACCTGGCTGACTTTCAGAGGGAACTCAATGCAGTTGTCCTTAAGGACATGCGGTCCAACAAGGATGGGTTGAGCCAAGCTGTTCTGGCAGTGGAGATCTGCAACAAGCAAA GCATGTACGGCTACCATGGGCAACATCTCTCACCTTTCCTGAAAATCACAATGGCGATGCCCCGGCTGATTGCCCCGGCCAAGAGGTTGCTGGAACAGGGACTGCGGTGCGGCACGTTGGGAGTGCACCACTATCAAGCTTTTGAGGCTAATATTGACTTCGAAATCAG GTTCATGGTGGACCGGGATGTTGTCGGCTGCAACTGGATTGAGTTGCCCGCTGGCAAGTATCACCTGCGGCCGGAGCAGCCTGCCGGTGACTCCAGCAAAGAGAACCCACCCAAG GTGTCGCTCTGTCAACTGGAGGCTGATGTAGCGTGGATGGATTTCATTAGCCACCCTGCTGAGGGGGAGTGGCAGCGCATTGCACCCCTGCGTGTGCTTAGTTTTGATATTGAATGTGCTGGACGCAAAG GCATTTTCCCTGAACCAGAGAAAGACCCAGTGATCCAGATTGCCAATATGGTCCTCCGACAGGGGGAGAAGGATCCTTTTGTACGCAACGTCTTCACCTTGCAGAGTTGTGCCCCTATTGTCGGTTCCCAGGTGCTCTGCttccaaaaggaggaggaaatgctGAAG GCCTGGGCAGAATTCATACGAATTGTGGACCCTGACATCATCACTGGTTACAACATCCAGAACTTTGATCTTCCCTATCTCATCAACCGTGCCCAGACCCTCAAG GTCTCCACGTTTCCCTTCTTGGGCCGCATTCCTTCCCGCAAGTCAGTCATCCGCGACTCTTCCTTCCAGTCCAAGCAGATGGGCCGGCGGGAGAACAAAGTCATTAACATGGAAGGCAGAATCCAGTTTGATCTGCTTCAG gTTTTGCTGCGGGATTACAAATTGCGCTCCTACACACTGAATGCTGTCAGTTATCACTTCCTGCAGGAGCAGAAGGAAGACGTCCAGCACTCCATCATCACAGACCTGCAG AATGGTTCAGACCAGTCACGCCGGCGGCTGGCGGTATACTGCCTCAAGGATGCCTACCTGCCTTTGCGGCTCTTGGAGAAGCTCATGTGCGTCATCAACTACATGGAGATGGCCAGAGTCACTGGTGTCCCTCTCAGCTACCTCTTGGCACGGGGGCAGCAAATCAAAGTTGTCTCTCAGCTCCTGCGGCAG GCCATGAAGCAGGATCTGGTGATGCCGGTGGTAAAATCGGAAGGTGGGGAGGACTATGCTGGTGCTACCGTCATTGAGCCGCTGAAGGG CTATTACGATGTGCCCATAGCCACCTTGGACTTCTCCTCGCTGTACCCCTCTATCATGATGGCTCACAATCTGTGTTACACCACGCTGCTGCAGCAGGGGGCGGCGGAGCGCTACGG GCTCACCCCGGAGCAGTTCATTCGCACCCCGACCGGGGACCATTTTGTGAAAGCGTCCGTCCGCAAAGGGCTGTTGCCGGAGATCTTGGAGAACTTGCTGGCTGCCCGTAAGAG GGCCAAGGGAGAGCTGCAGCGAGAGACGGATCCGTTCAAGCGCCAGGTGCTGGATGGGCGGCAGCTGGCCCTGAAGGTCAGCGCCAACTCCGTTTATGGCTTCACAGGGGCCCAAGTGGGCAAACTGCCTTGCCTCGAGATCTCTCAG AGTGTGACTGGATTTGGGCGTCAAATGATTGAGAAGACGAAACAACTGGTGGAATCCAAGTATACCATTGCCAACGGCTACAGCGCTGATGCCAAG GTAGTGTACGGGGACACGGACTCTGTCATGTGCCGCCTGGGTGTGCCAGCGGTTGCCGAGGCCATGGAGATCGGCAGGGAAGCAGCCGCCTGGGTTTCCAGCCACTTCATTCCCCCCATCAAGCTGGAGTTCGAAAAG GTGTACTTCCCCTACCTGCTGATCAATAAGAAGCGCTATGCTGGCCTGTACTTCTCCTCCAGTCCCGACACCCATGACAAGATGGACTGCAAGGGCATTGAGACTGTGCGAAGAGACAACTGCCCCCTAGTGGCAAACCTCATCAACACCTGTCTGCAGAAGCTGCTGATCGATAG GGACCCTTCAGGTGCTGTGGCCCATGCCAAGGAGGTCATCTCTGATCTGCTGTGTAACAGAGTTGACATTTCACAGCTGGTGATCACCAAAGAGCTGACGCGCACAGCAGACGAGTATGCAGGACGCCAGGCTCATGTGGAGCTGGCGGAGCG GATGCGCCGGCGGGATCCCGGCAGCGCCCCCAACCTGGGGGACCGAGTTCCTTACGTCATTATCGGCGCTGCTAAAGGCGTCGCCGCGTACATGAAATCTGAA GATCCCATCTATGTGCTGGAGAACAACCTGCCCATCGACACCCAGTACTACCTGGAGCAGCAGCTGGCCAAGCCGCTCTTGCGCATCTTTGAGCCCATCTTGGGAGAGGGCAAGGCCCAGAACGTCCTCCTGA AGGGGGAGCACACCCGCTGCAAAACAGTGCTGACAGCCAAGGTTGGAGGGCTCATGGCGTTCGCCACCAAACGGAGCACCTGCATCGGCTGCCGAGCTGTCCTCCCCCACCATG GTGCTGTGTGCAAATTCTGCCTCGGCCGCCAGTCTGAGCTCTACCAGAAGGAG GTGGCCCATCTGAGTTCTCTGGAGGAGAAGTTCTCGCGCTTGTGGACGCAGTGTCAGCGCTGCCAAGGGAGCCTGCATGAGGACGTCCTCTGTACTAG ccgtGACTGCCCCATCTTTTATATGCGAAAGAAAGTTCAGAAGGACCTTGATGACCAAGAAGTTCTGATCTCGCGCTTTGGCCCCCCCACGTGGTGA
- the POLD1 gene encoding DNA polymerase delta catalytic subunit isoform X1 — MVITSSENQKHNQRWPVSSWGQTIGPLLVNVLASWSLLNAKMENKRKSSQGGSGLGDPALSQRKRQRGADWDEDGPSQFEEELAFLDEVEAEMALEMKEAQLVPDVIPLGTLFSSVQNPKWQRPPLRKINPKEEALCFQQVDLDYYVGSHLPGFPGSTQGPVPVLRMFGITGAGNSICCHIHGFAPYFYVPSPAGFQAEHLADFQRELNAVVLKDMRSNKDGLSQAVLAVEICNKQSMYGYHGQHLSPFLKITMAMPRLIAPAKRLLEQGLRCGTLGVHHYQAFEANIDFEIRFMVDRDVVGCNWIELPAGKYHLRPEQPAGDSSKENPPKVSLCQLEADVAWMDFISHPAEGEWQRIAPLRVLSFDIECAGRKGIFPEPEKDPVIQIANMVLRQGEKDPFVRNVFTLQSCAPIVGSQVLCFQKEEEMLKAWAEFIRIVDPDIITGYNIQNFDLPYLINRAQTLKVSTFPFLGRIPSRKSVIRDSSFQSKQMGRRENKVINMEGRIQFDLLQVLLRDYKLRSYTLNAVSYHFLQEQKEDVQHSIITDLQNGSDQSRRRLAVYCLKDAYLPLRLLEKLMCVINYMEMARVTGVPLSYLLARGQQIKVVSQLLRQAMKQDLVMPVVKSEGGEDYAGATVIEPLKGYYDVPIATLDFSSLYPSIMMAHNLCYTTLLQQGAAERYGLTPEQFIRTPTGDHFVKASVRKGLLPEILENLLAARKRAKGELQRETDPFKRQVLDGRQLALKVSANSVYGFTGAQVGKLPCLEISQSVTGFGRQMIEKTKQLVESKYTIANGYSADAKVVYGDTDSVMCRLGVPAVAEAMEIGREAAAWVSSHFIPPIKLEFEKVYFPYLLINKKRYAGLYFSSSPDTHDKMDCKGIETVRRDNCPLVANLINTCLQKLLIDRDPSGAVAHAKEVISDLLCNRVDISQLVITKELTRTADEYAGRQAHVELAERMRRRDPGSAPNLGDRVPYVIIGAAKGVAAYMKSEDPIYVLENNLPIDTQYYLEQQLAKPLLRIFEPILGEGKAQNVLLKGEHTRCKTVLTAKVGGLMAFATKRSTCIGCRAVLPHHGAVCKFCLGRQSELYQKEVAHLSSLEEKFSRLWTQCQRCQGSLHEDVLCTSRDCPIFYMRKKVQKDLDDQEVLISRFGPPTW; from the exons GAATGCCAAGATGGAGAACAAGCGGAAGTCTTCTCAGGGAGGCTCTGGTTTGGGCGACCCTGCATTGTCACAACGGAAGAGGCAACGAGGAGCGGATTGGGATGAGGATGGCCCTTCACAGTTTGAAGAGGAGCTGGCTTTTCTGGATGAGGTGGAAGCTGAGATGGCTCTGGAGATGAAAGAAGCACAGTTGGTACCAGATGTTATCCCCCTTG GTACTCTCTTCTCATCTGTGCAGAATCCCAAATGGCAGAGGCCACCGCTTCGCAAAATAAACCCCAAAGAGGAGGCCCTGTGCTTCCAGCAGGTGGACCTGGATTATTATGTAG GTTCTCATCTCCCTGGATTCCCAGGATCCACCCAGGGCCCAGTTCCGGTGTTGCGGATGTTTGGCATCACTGGAGCAGGCAACAGTATCTGCTGCCACATCCATGGCTTTGCCCCTTATTTCTATGTGCCCAGCCCGGCTG GGTTCCAAGCGGAGCACCTGGCTGACTTTCAGAGGGAACTCAATGCAGTTGTCCTTAAGGACATGCGGTCCAACAAGGATGGGTTGAGCCAAGCTGTTCTGGCAGTGGAGATCTGCAACAAGCAAA GCATGTACGGCTACCATGGGCAACATCTCTCACCTTTCCTGAAAATCACAATGGCGATGCCCCGGCTGATTGCCCCGGCCAAGAGGTTGCTGGAACAGGGACTGCGGTGCGGCACGTTGGGAGTGCACCACTATCAAGCTTTTGAGGCTAATATTGACTTCGAAATCAG GTTCATGGTGGACCGGGATGTTGTCGGCTGCAACTGGATTGAGTTGCCCGCTGGCAAGTATCACCTGCGGCCGGAGCAGCCTGCCGGTGACTCCAGCAAAGAGAACCCACCCAAG GTGTCGCTCTGTCAACTGGAGGCTGATGTAGCGTGGATGGATTTCATTAGCCACCCTGCTGAGGGGGAGTGGCAGCGCATTGCACCCCTGCGTGTGCTTAGTTTTGATATTGAATGTGCTGGACGCAAAG GCATTTTCCCTGAACCAGAGAAAGACCCAGTGATCCAGATTGCCAATATGGTCCTCCGACAGGGGGAGAAGGATCCTTTTGTACGCAACGTCTTCACCTTGCAGAGTTGTGCCCCTATTGTCGGTTCCCAGGTGCTCTGCttccaaaaggaggaggaaatgctGAAG GCCTGGGCAGAATTCATACGAATTGTGGACCCTGACATCATCACTGGTTACAACATCCAGAACTTTGATCTTCCCTATCTCATCAACCGTGCCCAGACCCTCAAG GTCTCCACGTTTCCCTTCTTGGGCCGCATTCCTTCCCGCAAGTCAGTCATCCGCGACTCTTCCTTCCAGTCCAAGCAGATGGGCCGGCGGGAGAACAAAGTCATTAACATGGAAGGCAGAATCCAGTTTGATCTGCTTCAG gTTTTGCTGCGGGATTACAAATTGCGCTCCTACACACTGAATGCTGTCAGTTATCACTTCCTGCAGGAGCAGAAGGAAGACGTCCAGCACTCCATCATCACAGACCTGCAG AATGGTTCAGACCAGTCACGCCGGCGGCTGGCGGTATACTGCCTCAAGGATGCCTACCTGCCTTTGCGGCTCTTGGAGAAGCTCATGTGCGTCATCAACTACATGGAGATGGCCAGAGTCACTGGTGTCCCTCTCAGCTACCTCTTGGCACGGGGGCAGCAAATCAAAGTTGTCTCTCAGCTCCTGCGGCAG GCCATGAAGCAGGATCTGGTGATGCCGGTGGTAAAATCGGAAGGTGGGGAGGACTATGCTGGTGCTACCGTCATTGAGCCGCTGAAGGG CTATTACGATGTGCCCATAGCCACCTTGGACTTCTCCTCGCTGTACCCCTCTATCATGATGGCTCACAATCTGTGTTACACCACGCTGCTGCAGCAGGGGGCGGCGGAGCGCTACGG GCTCACCCCGGAGCAGTTCATTCGCACCCCGACCGGGGACCATTTTGTGAAAGCGTCCGTCCGCAAAGGGCTGTTGCCGGAGATCTTGGAGAACTTGCTGGCTGCCCGTAAGAG GGCCAAGGGAGAGCTGCAGCGAGAGACGGATCCGTTCAAGCGCCAGGTGCTGGATGGGCGGCAGCTGGCCCTGAAGGTCAGCGCCAACTCCGTTTATGGCTTCACAGGGGCCCAAGTGGGCAAACTGCCTTGCCTCGAGATCTCTCAG AGTGTGACTGGATTTGGGCGTCAAATGATTGAGAAGACGAAACAACTGGTGGAATCCAAGTATACCATTGCCAACGGCTACAGCGCTGATGCCAAG GTAGTGTACGGGGACACGGACTCTGTCATGTGCCGCCTGGGTGTGCCAGCGGTTGCCGAGGCCATGGAGATCGGCAGGGAAGCAGCCGCCTGGGTTTCCAGCCACTTCATTCCCCCCATCAAGCTGGAGTTCGAAAAG GTGTACTTCCCCTACCTGCTGATCAATAAGAAGCGCTATGCTGGCCTGTACTTCTCCTCCAGTCCCGACACCCATGACAAGATGGACTGCAAGGGCATTGAGACTGTGCGAAGAGACAACTGCCCCCTAGTGGCAAACCTCATCAACACCTGTCTGCAGAAGCTGCTGATCGATAG GGACCCTTCAGGTGCTGTGGCCCATGCCAAGGAGGTCATCTCTGATCTGCTGTGTAACAGAGTTGACATTTCACAGCTGGTGATCACCAAAGAGCTGACGCGCACAGCAGACGAGTATGCAGGACGCCAGGCTCATGTGGAGCTGGCGGAGCG GATGCGCCGGCGGGATCCCGGCAGCGCCCCCAACCTGGGGGACCGAGTTCCTTACGTCATTATCGGCGCTGCTAAAGGCGTCGCCGCGTACATGAAATCTGAA GATCCCATCTATGTGCTGGAGAACAACCTGCCCATCGACACCCAGTACTACCTGGAGCAGCAGCTGGCCAAGCCGCTCTTGCGCATCTTTGAGCCCATCTTGGGAGAGGGCAAGGCCCAGAACGTCCTCCTGA AGGGGGAGCACACCCGCTGCAAAACAGTGCTGACAGCCAAGGTTGGAGGGCTCATGGCGTTCGCCACCAAACGGAGCACCTGCATCGGCTGCCGAGCTGTCCTCCCCCACCATG GTGCTGTGTGCAAATTCTGCCTCGGCCGCCAGTCTGAGCTCTACCAGAAGGAG GTGGCCCATCTGAGTTCTCTGGAGGAGAAGTTCTCGCGCTTGTGGACGCAGTGTCAGCGCTGCCAAGGGAGCCTGCATGAGGACGTCCTCTGTACTAG ccgtGACTGCCCCATCTTTTATATGCGAAAGAAAGTTCAGAAGGACCTTGATGACCAAGAAGTTCTGATCTCGCGCTTTGGCCCCCCCACGTGGTGA